A single window of Deinococcus betulae DNA harbors:
- the pyrF gene encoding orotidine-5'-phosphate decarboxylase translates to MTFAQAVTDRTRRLNTRLCVGLDPRLDAYRDLAHLRAHTLDVLEATAPYAACVKPQLAFYEAAGLAGLQVLEEVCAAARTLGLPVLLDGKRGDIGSTAQAYAQGWLTGRHAGAALTVNPFLGFETLTPFVETARAHGGAVFVLVKTSNPGQADLQGGGVSKRMADEVTRLNAQEDGEYASVGAVVGATHPRDLATFRAQMPRALLLLPGLGAQGATAADLAPAFDPGGTGALASASRGVQYARGLDVDASVAAAQTFRDELNAVLKA, encoded by the coding sequence ATGACGTTTGCCCAGGCCGTGACCGACCGCACCCGCCGCCTCAACACGCGCCTGTGTGTGGGCCTCGATCCGCGTCTGGACGCTTACCGCGACCTGGCCCACCTGCGCGCCCACACCCTGGACGTGCTAGAGGCCACCGCCCCCTACGCCGCCTGCGTGAAGCCGCAGTTGGCCTTCTACGAGGCGGCGGGTCTGGCTGGCCTCCAGGTGCTGGAGGAGGTCTGCGCCGCTGCCCGAACCTTGGGCCTACCCGTGCTGCTGGACGGCAAGCGCGGCGACATCGGCTCGACCGCGCAGGCGTATGCCCAGGGCTGGCTGACTGGCCGCCACGCCGGCGCCGCTCTGACCGTCAATCCCTTTCTGGGCTTCGAAACGCTGACACCTTTCGTGGAGACCGCCCGCGCCCACGGCGGCGCGGTGTTCGTGCTGGTCAAGACCAGCAATCCGGGCCAGGCCGACCTGCAAGGCGGAGGCGTCAGCAAGCGGATGGCCGACGAGGTCACGCGTCTGAATGCCCAGGAAGACGGCGAGTACGCCAGCGTAGGCGCGGTGGTGGGCGCCACCCATCCGCGCGACCTGGCCACCTTCCGGGCCCAGATGCCCCGCGCCCTGCTGCTGCTGCCCGGCCTGGGGGCACAGGGGGCCACCGCCGCTGACCTGGCCCCCGCCTTTGACCCTGGCGGCACAGGCGCCCTGGCCAGCGCCAGCCGGGGCGTGCAGTACGCCCGTGGACTGGATGTAGACGCCAGTGTGGCGGCCGCGCAGACCTTCCGCGACGAACTGAATGCTGTGCTGAAGGCCTGA
- a CDS encoding transglycosylase domain-containing protein encodes MTRALLRRWRNPWPRTPFVRRPQPWTLRRILRATLAGIGALTLATLGVGLAGALATGALGRVWNLRAELQPIEVQDRRGAPMGVIDHCQEGGAVNAVPCRESLSVPLTGVSPAFLLAYIAKEDVRFFAHSGVDPGRLPRAVLTGAGGSTITMQLLKNSVLAGHFDYDTDRRGPLLTLTRKATEFVLAPLVTWRYGRREVLAMSVNSLPWIGIGQRKGIYDASRAVFGVDPADLTLAQSAFLVGLLPAPGRYLVSEDTPPETATARFRWMRTQQLTTLNILRAHGLINEEPYQAAVAAPLQPRLWQVEYAGSGADLRVVSATRNPDYSNEPEPVWAMQGLVRRELRTAGLEPRRVGRVVLTVDAAAQAVLTTRVRGEGVTGERAPGVAEGAAIVDVRGGGIVALASSTGGLQSSEPGRQWAASAGRPVASTVKPLLYALAFGEGVTQLSTYADQPTRYAGQAIGNSTQTFLNRPVTVREANARSLNTVAVQVGTPREEALRRTLSALNYRPDPENRSSPALGTFRASPLTVAAAYASFANGGSLCQPHLLAEVYDRAGRPLPLPRPTCAPLWDEVVAYQTFDLLTGAVSSSAGHVPFLRPSLAQRFAGKTMPLGAKSGTTDDVNDTWCAAVTPQYAMAVWIGDPDGRQSVPVNLYRAQTACREVGLLRDLPHDRRSLTPPPGITLVGGVAVPLAGLKPRNPTPPTP; translated from the coding sequence GTGACCCGCGCCCTGCTGCGCCGCTGGCGTAACCCCTGGCCCCGCACCCCTTTTGTGCGGCGGCCCCAGCCGTGGACGCTGCGCCGAATCCTGCGGGCCACGCTGGCCGGGATAGGCGCCCTGACCCTGGCCACGCTGGGCGTAGGGCTGGCCGGTGCCCTTGCCACCGGAGCTCTGGGCCGGGTGTGGAACCTGCGGGCCGAACTGCAACCTATTGAGGTGCAAGACCGCCGGGGCGCGCCGATGGGCGTCATTGACCACTGCCAGGAGGGTGGCGCGGTGAACGCCGTGCCCTGCCGAGAGTCGCTGAGTGTGCCGCTGACCGGCGTGTCCCCCGCTTTCCTGCTGGCTTACATTGCCAAGGAGGATGTGCGGTTTTTTGCCCACTCTGGGGTGGACCCTGGCCGCCTGCCGCGCGCCGTGCTGACCGGCGCTGGCGGCAGCACCATCACCATGCAACTGCTGAAAAACAGCGTGCTGGCCGGGCACTTCGACTACGACACCGACCGGCGCGGGCCGCTGCTGACCCTGACCCGCAAGGCCACCGAGTTTGTCCTGGCCCCCCTCGTCACCTGGCGTTATGGCCGGCGCGAGGTGCTGGCCATGAGCGTCAACAGCCTGCCCTGGATTGGGATTGGGCAGCGCAAGGGCATTTACGACGCTTCACGCGCAGTCTTCGGCGTGGACCCCGCCGACCTGACCCTGGCCCAGAGCGCCTTTCTGGTGGGCCTGCTGCCCGCGCCGGGGCGCTATCTGGTGAGCGAGGACACCCCGCCTGAAACGGCCACCGCCCGCTTCCGCTGGATGCGGACCCAGCAACTCACCACCCTGAACATTCTGCGCGCGCACGGCCTGATCAATGAGGAACCATACCAGGCAGCGGTCGCCGCGCCACTGCAACCCCGGCTGTGGCAGGTGGAGTACGCCGGCAGCGGCGCTGACCTGCGCGTCGTATCGGCCACCCGCAATCCGGACTACAGCAACGAGCCAGAGCCCGTCTGGGCCATGCAGGGACTCGTGCGGCGCGAACTGCGCACGGCGGGCCTGGAGCCGCGCCGGGTGGGCCGGGTGGTCCTGACGGTAGACGCCGCCGCCCAGGCCGTTCTGACCACGCGGGTGCGCGGTGAGGGCGTCACTGGCGAGCGGGCTCCCGGCGTGGCCGAGGGCGCGGCGATTGTGGACGTGCGCGGCGGCGGCATCGTGGCGCTGGCCAGCAGCACGGGCGGCCTGCAAAGCAGCGAACCGGGCCGGCAGTGGGCAGCGTCAGCGGGGCGGCCCGTGGCCAGCACGGTTAAGCCGCTGCTGTATGCCCTGGCCTTTGGCGAGGGTGTCACGCAGCTGAGCACCTATGCCGACCAGCCCACCCGCTACGCCGGGCAAGCCATCGGCAACAGCACCCAGACCTTCCTGAACCGCCCAGTGACCGTGCGTGAAGCCAATGCCCGCAGCCTCAACACGGTGGCGGTGCAGGTGGGCACGCCGCGCGAGGAGGCTCTGCGGCGGACCCTCAGCGCCCTGAACTACCGCCCCGACCCCGAAAACCGCTCCAGCCCCGCCCTGGGCACCTTCCGCGCTTCGCCGCTGACCGTGGCGGCGGCGTATGCCAGCTTTGCCAATGGGGGCAGCCTCTGTCAGCCGCACCTGCTGGCCGAGGTTTATGACCGCGCCGGGCGGCCCCTGCCGCTGCCGCGCCCAACCTGCGCCCCCCTGTGGGATGAGGTGGTGGCGTACCAGACCTTTGACCTGCTGACTGGGGCGGTCAGCAGCAGCGCCGGCCACGTTCCGTTCCTGCGCCCCAGTCTGGCCCAGCGCTTTGCTGGCAAGACCATGCCGCTGGGCGCCAAATCCGGCACCACTGACGACGTAAACGACACCTGGTGCGCCGCCGTGACCCCGCAGTACGCGATGGCCGTCTGGATTGGCGACCCCGACGGCCGCCAGAGTGTGCCTGTGAACCTCTACCGCGCCCAGACCGCCTGCCGCGAGGTGGGCCTGCTGCGCGACCTCCCCCACGACCGCCGTTCCCTCACGCCCCCACCCGGCATCACCCTGGTCGGCGGGGTCGCCGTGCCCCTGGCAGGCCTGAAGCCGCGCAACCCCACACCACCCACGCCCTAG
- a CDS encoding cysteine desulfurase-like protein, protein MTLTAPLPTRDDLRAQFPPLQGGRAYLDNAAGGLLPTRAIAAVTDHLTRYGATNAMPGHQPGREILALKHRAREATALFLNAAPEDVALAQSATALTFRLAAAFARLWGPGDEIILSGLEHESNASPWRELERQGVTVKVWHARQPDMTLHPDDLSALLSPQTRLVAVTAASNALGVTPEIPAITALARTAGAWTIVDAVHAAPHSFPDVQTWGADFVTFSPYKVWAPHLGALWIRPDLRATLPWPRLEFIPQGDITGLEHGTPQFELLAGWLGTLDYLRDLGGHAELTRPALEAASARIQALEAPVMAGLVDGLLAHDLVTVYGPQGIQGRVGTVAFRVVGETPEQTALRLTKRGVDVAAGHFYAVQPLKDLDLYPQGVVRASIAHYTTEEDIARLLDGLA, encoded by the coding sequence ATGACCCTGACCGCCCCCCTGCCCACCCGTGACGACCTGCGCGCCCAGTTCCCACCCCTACAGGGCGGGCGCGCGTATCTGGACAATGCGGCAGGCGGGTTGCTGCCCACGCGTGCCATTGCCGCCGTGACCGATCACCTCACGCGCTACGGAGCCACCAACGCCATGCCGGGCCACCAACCGGGCCGCGAGATTCTGGCCCTCAAGCACCGGGCACGGGAAGCCACCGCCTTATTCCTGAATGCCGCCCCCGAAGATGTGGCGCTGGCGCAGAGTGCCACGGCCCTGACCTTCCGGTTGGCCGCTGCCTTCGCCCGGCTGTGGGGACCCGGCGACGAAATTATTCTGAGCGGCTTAGAACACGAGTCCAACGCCAGCCCCTGGCGCGAACTGGAGCGGCAAGGCGTCACCGTCAAGGTCTGGCACGCCCGCCAGCCGGACATGACCCTGCACCCCGACGATCTCTCGGCGCTGCTGTCGCCCCAAACGCGCTTGGTGGCCGTCACGGCCGCCAGCAATGCTCTGGGGGTCACGCCCGAGATTCCAGCCATCACCGCGTTGGCCCGCACCGCTGGCGCCTGGACCATCGTGGACGCTGTTCACGCCGCGCCGCATAGCTTCCCGGATGTGCAGACTTGGGGCGCCGACTTCGTGACCTTCAGCCCCTACAAGGTCTGGGCGCCGCATCTGGGCGCCCTGTGGATTCGCCCCGACCTGCGCGCCACGCTGCCCTGGCCACGGCTGGAGTTTATTCCCCAGGGCGACATTACCGGCCTGGAACATGGCACTCCACAATTCGAGCTGCTGGCCGGCTGGCTGGGCACGCTGGACTATCTGCGCGACCTGGGCGGCCACGCCGAGCTGACCCGCCCAGCGCTGGAGGCCGCCTCGGCCCGTATTCAGGCCCTAGAGGCCCCCGTCATGGCGGGGCTGGTGGACGGCCTGCTGGCCCACGACCTCGTGACGGTGTACGGCCCGCAGGGCATCCAGGGCCGCGTGGGCACGGTGGCTTTCCGTGTGGTGGGGGAAACGCCCGAACAGACAGCGCTGCGCCTGACCAAGCGTGGAGTGGATGTGGCTGCCGGACATTTCTACGCCGTTCAGCCCCTCAAGGATTTGGACCTGTATCCGCAGGGCGTGGTGCGCGCCAGCATTGCCCATTACACGACCGAGGAGGACATAGCGCGGCTGCTGGACGGCCTGGCCTGA
- a CDS encoding SUKH-3 domain-containing protein, with the protein MQLEFSELARRAFEQGGWFEGRRVDLTDVFARMERQGWTVFDAARSFLEQVHGLTISDTVFQCEHIADRWEVRSAERLTLTPLFPIGMESGWLPYFIDATGRFYWLDSDLAMYASLDDFLARRQSFLLQV; encoded by the coding sequence ATGCAGCTTGAGTTCAGTGAATTGGCGCGACGCGCGTTCGAGCAAGGTGGTTGGTTCGAAGGCCGACGGGTTGACCTAACCGACGTGTTTGCGCGCATGGAACGCCAAGGCTGGACCGTGTTTGACGCGGCTCGATCGTTCCTGGAACAGGTGCATGGTCTGACGATCAGCGATACGGTCTTTCAGTGTGAACATATCGCCGACCGCTGGGAAGTGAGAAGCGCAGAGCGGCTCACGTTGACGCCATTATTCCCCATCGGGATGGAATCTGGGTGGTTGCCCTACTTCATTGATGCCACTGGTCGCTTCTACTGGCTCGACAGTGATTTGGCTATGTATGCCTCGCTTGATGACTTCCTGGCACGCCGGCAGTCCTTCTTGCTCCAAGTGAA
- a CDS encoding VWA domain-containing protein has translation MVLSSLLTLSLLLPTPMSASSLLGLSTPPLHFTVAVDMTGSSKNPAFKYADQARLLSQSVLLNQLRSGDTLTLLRICEGVQTVADFKFSSKNGARMAKADILRYTAALTKPCTGKGSAITAGLAQAARRSTQTASVGDVVVLFTDGALLDDPQRASVSSTVKGLLAAQTTRLLFVAGLSPEPGAGGVSVRDSFVKALGTSGSHSKLLLAGAYDLSNVYPTFANVVKGARR, from the coding sequence ATGGTTCTGTCTTCCCTCCTGACTTTGTCTCTCCTGCTGCCCACCCCCATGAGCGCCTCCAGCCTGCTGGGCCTCTCCACGCCGCCGCTGCACTTCACCGTGGCGGTGGACATGACCGGCAGCAGCAAGAATCCCGCCTTCAAGTACGCCGACCAGGCGCGGCTGCTCTCGCAGAGCGTGCTGCTTAACCAGCTGCGCTCGGGGGACACGCTGACGCTGCTGCGCATCTGTGAGGGGGTGCAGACAGTGGCCGATTTCAAGTTTTCTTCCAAGAACGGGGCCAGGATGGCCAAAGCCGACATCCTGCGCTACACCGCCGCACTGACCAAGCCGTGCACCGGCAAGGGCAGCGCGATTACGGCGGGCCTGGCCCAGGCGGCCCGGCGGTCCACCCAGACGGCCAGCGTGGGCGACGTGGTGGTGCTGTTTACCGACGGCGCCCTGCTGGACGACCCACAGCGGGCGTCGGTGAGCAGCACCGTGAAAGGACTGTTGGCGGCCCAGACCACGCGGCTGCTGTTCGTGGCGGGCCTGAGCCCCGAGCCAGGGGCGGGGGGAGTGTCGGTGCGCGACTCGTTCGTGAAGGCGCTGGGCACCAGTGGCAGTCACAGCAAGCTGCTGCTGGCCGGGGCCTACGACCTCTCGAACGTGTACCCCACCTTTGCGAATGTCGTGAAAGGAGCGCGGCGATGA